From one Mytilus trossulus isolate FHL-02 chromosome 10, PNRI_Mtr1.1.1.hap1, whole genome shotgun sequence genomic stretch:
- the LOC134686588 gene encoding perlucin-like yields MKFIKSMTSVYPNTVWLGGTDMFAEGRWVWIENLEPISYNYWYMGSHEPSGGSADNCLIWHNHNGYFWQDVNCKANYKFICQRHTKKKDQ; encoded by the exons ATGAAGTTTATCAAGTCAATGACAAGCG TATACCCTAACACGGTTTGGTTGGGCGGTACAGACATGTTTGCGGAAGGAAGATGGGTTTGGATAGAGAATTTAGAGCCAATATCATATAACTATTGGTATATGGGAAGTCATGAACCTAGCGGGGGATCAGCCGATAACTGTTTGATTTGGCACAACCATAATGGATATTTTTGGCAAGATGTTAACTGCAAGGCTAACTACAAATTTATTTGTCAGCG tcatACAAAGAAAAAAGATCAGTAA
- the LOC134686589 gene encoding perlucin-like protein, with amino-acid sequence MIEDIRFRFNVLNIDTTTIFLFELLIFNIDTTMVVYFCQWIFAVYLLNICLIDGHNDHMWVKYRNKDFMLVHQQMTWMEAQSVCYSLGGFLATVSNSDEMMFIKSMTNVHPNTVWLGGTDMFAEGRWVWVENLEPISYNHWYTSSHEPSGGLAQNCMIWYNSNGYFWHDGSCKSNFKFVCQRYSKRKEQ; translated from the exons ATGATAGAAGATATCAGATTtcgttttaatgttttgaatatcGATACgactacaatatttttatttgaattattaattttcaacatTGATACTACGATGGTTGTTTATTTTTGCCAATGGATATTTGCTGTTTACCTGCTGAACATTTGTTTAATAG ACGGGCATAATGACCACATGTGGGTGAAGTATAGAAACAAGGACTTTATGCTAGTCCATCAACAAATGACATGGATGGAAGCTCAG AGTGTATGTTATTCACTTGGCGGTTTTCTTGCAACTGTATCAAATTCTGATGAAATGATGTTTATCAAGTCAATGACAAACG TACATCCTAACACGGTTTGGTTGGGCGGTACAGACATGTTTGCGGAAGGAAGATGGGTATGGGTAGAGAATTTAGAGCCAATCTCATACAACCACTGGTATACAAGTAGTCATGAACCATCCGGAGGATTGGCGCAGAATTGTATGATTTGGTATAACAGTAACGGATATTTTTGGCATGATGGTTCCTGCAAGTCTAACTTCAAATTTGTCTGTCAGCG